In the genome of Hyphomicrobium sp. CS1GBMeth3, the window TCAGCTGCACCTTGCGGTGCATGCCGAGGTCCTGCAGCGCCTGAACAGCGGGACGGATGCATGCGAGCGTCGGCTGGCCGACGTGCTCGATGAAGACTTCCTGAGTGGCCGCGGTGCCGCCCTGCATGCCGTCAACGACGACGACATCGGCGCCAGCCTTCACGGCGAGGGCGACGTCGTAGTACGGGCGCGCGCCGCCGACCTTGATGTATATCGGCTTCTCCCAGTCGGTAATCTCGCGCAACTCGAGGATCTTGATCTCGAGATCGTCGGGGCCGGTCCAGTCGGGATGGCGGCACGACGAGCGCTGGTCGATGCCCTTCGGCAGCGTGCGCATCTCGGCGACGCGATCGGAGATCTTCTGTCCGAGAAGCATGCCGCCGCCACCGGGCTTCGCGCCCTGACCGACGACGACCTCGATGGCATCGGCGCGGCGCAGGTCGTCCGGGTTCATACCATAGCGCGACGGCAGGTACTGATAGACCAGCTTCTCGGAATGGCCACGCTCCTCGGGCGTCATACCGCCGTCACCCGTCGTGGTCGAGGTGCCGGCGAGTGTTGCGCCACGGCCGAGCGCTTCCTTCGCGTTGCCCGACAACGCGCCGAAGCTCATGCCGGCAATGGTGATCGGGATCTTGAGCTCGATCGGCTTCTTGGCGTAGCGGGTGCCCAGCGTAACGGCCGTCGAGCACTTCTCGCGATAGCCTTCCAGCGGGTAGCGCGACATGGACGCGCCAAGGAAGAGCAGATCATCGAAGTGCGGAAGCCTGCGCTTGGCGCCGCCACCGCGGATGTCATAGATGCCCGTCTGAGCGGCGCGGCGGATCTCCGACAGCGTGTAGTCGTCGAAGGTTGCGGACTTGCGGGGCGTGGTCGGCGGGTTCTGGTAGCTCATCAGTAGGCGTCCGCGTTGTCGATGTTGAAGTTGTATAGCTTGCGGGCAGAGCCGAAGCGCTTGAACTCGGAAGTCTTCACGCTGTTGACGCCTGCCTTTTTCAGGAGCTCGGACAGCACGTCGTGGTGCTCCTGGCGCATCTCCTTCTCGATACAATCGGCGCCGAGACTCTTGACGCTTCCGCGCACGAAGAGCTTAGCCTCGTAGATCGAATCTCCGAGGGCATCGCCTGCGTCACCGAGCACAACGAGGTTGCCGGTCTGCGCCATGAAGGCGGACATGTGGCCGATGTTGCCTTTGACGATGATGTCGATACCCTTCATCGAGATGCCGCAGCGCGACGAAGCATTGCCCTCGATAAGGAGCAGGCCGCCGCGTCCGGTGGCGCCAGCGTACTGGCTGGCGTCACCTTTGATGATCACGCGGCCCGACATCATATTTTCCGCGGTGCCGGGGCCAGACGAGCCGTGGACAACCACGGTCGCCTTCTTGTTCATGCCGGCGCAATAATATCCGACCGGTCCGCGAATATTGACCGTGACGGGTGCGTCGAGGCCGACTGCGACGGCGTGCCTGCCGCGCGGATTGAGCACTTCCCATTCGGTCTCGTTGGTACCGTCTTGAATTTTGTGCAGGCTCTCGTTGAGCTCGCGGAGCGGAGTGGTTTCGAGGTCGATAGATGGCATAGTTTCTCAGCGCTCCCAGAAGTAGACGGTCGCGGGCTCTGGCTCCCAGACTTTGGCGTTCTCGATGCCGGGAAGACCGGCAAGAGCGCGGTACTCGGAGCCGAAGGCCACGTATTGATCGGTTTCGGCCAGCACGGCCGGCTTGCAGGCGATCGGATCGCGCACAACGCCGAAGCCATTCTTGGTACCGACGACGAAGGTGAAGAAGCCGTCGAGGTCCTCAAGGCTCTTCTCGAGCGCCTCGCCGAGGTTCAGGCCCTGGTTCATGCGCCATGTCAGGTAGGCGGCCGCGACCTCGCTATCGTTGGCCGTCTCGAAGGTGATCCCGTCATGACGCAGCTCGCGACGCAGGTTGTTGTGGTTCGACAGCGAGCCATTGTGCACCAGGCACTGGTCGGTGCCGGTCGAGAAGGGATGCGCGCCGAGCGTGGTGACAGCGCTCTCCGTGGCCATGCGGGTGTGGCCGATGGCGTGTGTGCCCTTCATCTTCGAAAGCTCGAACTGGCGCGCGACCTCGGTCGGATAGCCGACCTCCTTGTAGATCTCGATCGCCTCGCCGGAGCCCATGATGCGCACGCTCGGGAATTTTTCGCGCACTGCCTGGCGGACGGAGTCGGCATCCTCGGCCGGGACCGTCAGAACGGCGTGGGTCGACTTGACGTCGAGCTTCACCTTGGTATCGACCTCGCGCTCAATGGCCTTGGCGAGATCGGCGAAGTCCTTGTCGGGCGTCGCCGACTGCAGCGTGATCTTGACCTTACCCGACTTCGGCGCTCCGTAGACGGCAAAGCCTGCCGAATCCGGACCGCGCTCGCACATCGTGGCAAGCATCCCGGCTGTCAGCTCTCCGAGCCGCGGCTCGAGCGCCTTGTCCTTAATGAATAGTCCGACAATTCCACACATGGTCTGGCGGTCCCCGTAACTCCTCAGTCGATCATGAAATGGATGTTAACAGGCCCACCCCGCGAATTCAACTGTCACGAATAAAGTTTTCCTGTGAGGATAGAAACCGGCGCGTGTTTCGAGGGCTACGGAGCGATCGGACGTGGCATCGGAGGCCCATGCGCTCATGTCCGGGAGGCCGCTTCGGCCCGCGGAGAGTCGCAGAAAAAAGGGCGCGCACCGTTCCGTCCGCGCCCTCAGTTTGCAATGCGTTCGCGGCCGTTATCAGTACTCGTCGATCGCCTGCTCGATGAGCTGCTTCTTGTTGGCGTGCTGCTCATCGTATTTCAGGTCGGCTGCTTCCTGACGCATCTGGACGATGTGCCAGCCAAGCCAGAACGCGACGCCGGCTATAACCAGGATCGTCTCCGTTCCCTGGAACGGATAAATGGCGCCGACGTCCTTGAGATCGACCGCCCAGCTCGTAATTCCGTTCGTCGACATGCTCTTCTCCTCATGAAGCTCGGTTGTCGGTTGCGCCGGCGGAGCGGAGCGCGCGGTCGCCCGCCCCGCCGGCATCATTCACGTCATCGTGCGATGCCGTTGTAGGCTGCCTTTTCCGCGGCCTGCACTTCGAGGATCGAGGCCCGGCGGCTCTCCTCGGTGGAGAAATCGAGGCCCATCAGCTCAACGTCTCGCGGCACGCGCAGCAAGCCGAACAGGTTGAGGGTCCATGCCACGATGAACCCGGGGAAGAACCCGAGCACAAAGAACATGATCAACGCGCCGACGAAATTGCCGAGCGGGTTGATGGCGGCAAAGCCCTCGAACGGCGAGGACGGTTGCCCCCACAGCATGAAGCCCGCGATGACCAAACCGGCGAAGCCCGAGTACCCGTGCACCGCGACGGCGCCTACCGCATCGTCGATCTTGAAGCGACGCTCGACGAAGTAGTGCATTTTGTTGGCGATTATCGCGCCAGCTGCGCCGATGAACATGGCCTGGATCGGATGATAGAGGTCGTTGCCGGCCGAGGCGCAGATGATGCCCGCAAGCCCGCCGGAGTAGGTCCAGAATGGATCACCCTTTGAGATAATGTAGGCTGCCAAAAGCCCGCCCGAAAG includes:
- a CDS encoding FMN-binding glutamate synthase family protein, encoding MSYQNPPTTPRKSATFDDYTLSEIRRAAQTGIYDIRGGGAKRRLPHFDDLLFLGASMSRYPLEGYREKCSTAVTLGTRYAKKPIELKIPITIAGMSFGALSGNAKEALGRGATLAGTSTTTGDGGMTPEERGHSEKLVYQYLPSRYGMNPDDLRRADAIEVVVGQGAKPGGGGMLLGQKISDRVAEMRTLPKGIDQRSSCRHPDWTGPDDLEIKILELREITDWEKPIYIKVGGARPYYDVALAVKAGADVVVVDGMQGGTAATQEVFIEHVGQPTLACIRPAVQALQDLGMHRKVQLIVSGGIRNGADVAKALALGADAVAIGTAALVALGDNDPSLEGDYEKLNTTAGAYDDWHEGRDPAGITTQDPELSQRLDPIRAGRRLANYLKVMTLELQTIARAAGHNHVHNLEPEDLCALTIEAAAMARVPLAGTGWIPGQDKL
- a CDS encoding GXGXG domain-containing protein; this encodes MPSIDLETTPLRELNESLHKIQDGTNETEWEVLNPRGRHAVAVGLDAPVTVNIRGPVGYYCAGMNKKATVVVHGSSGPGTAENMMSGRVIIKGDASQYAGATGRGGLLLIEGNASSRCGISMKGIDIIVKGNIGHMSAFMAQTGNLVVLGDAGDALGDSIYEAKLFVRGSVKSLGADCIEKEMRQEHHDVLSELLKKAGVNSVKTSEFKRFGSARKLYNFNIDNADAY
- a CDS encoding glutamine amidotransferase family protein — its product is MCGIVGLFIKDKALEPRLGELTAGMLATMCERGPDSAGFAVYGAPKSGKVKITLQSATPDKDFADLAKAIEREVDTKVKLDVKSTHAVLTVPAEDADSVRQAVREKFPSVRIMGSGEAIEIYKEVGYPTEVARQFELSKMKGTHAIGHTRMATESAVTTLGAHPFSTGTDQCLVHNGSLSNHNNLRRELRHDGITFETANDSEVAAAYLTWRMNQGLNLGEALEKSLEDLDGFFTFVVGTKNGFGVVRDPIACKPAVLAETDQYVAFGSEYRALAGLPGIENAKVWEPEPATVYFWER